A stretch of DNA from Clostridium sp. JN-9:
ATATCACCTTTCTAAATTTTATGCTTACAAAAATTGTAATTTGTTAATTATTACATATACAAGTGGATTATTTTAGATTATAATTAAATGAGTGTTCTATTATGTACTTATTTCCTTATATATTATATCAAATTTATTAATGTTTGGAGTTAATTATGGATAAGTTTGTTGATATTTTAAAAGCTATTCTAACTGGTTGTTTTACAGGTTTTATTATTTCAATTCCTTTAGGACCAGCTGGACTTGAATCTGTAAAAAGGACTATATCTAAGGGATATAAGGAAGGCTTTTCTGTATCCATTGGTGCACTTAGTGCAGATGTAGCTTACCTATTGCTTATAAATGGAGGCCTTGCCAACCTTCTTTCTAAAAGTAAAAAAACAGAGGCATTATTTTGGATATTCTCTGGTCTTATTTTATCTGTAATTGGATATTTTCAGATAAAATCTAAAGATAGTGATGAAAGATTTAAGTTGAATATTTTAACGAAATTTAATATAAAATCCATGCCTTTTTTAACTGGTTTTATAATTACTTTTTCAAATCCAATGACACCTTCCTTATGGCTGGCTCTTAGCGGAACTGTTATAAGAGCATGGTATCATGTTGGATTAGTATTTTATTATACTTTTATTATTTCTATTATTGCCGGCATGGTTGCATGGTTTGCAATACTTAATTATTTAGCCCTGAAAGGTTTTAAAATTTTAAATCCTGACCTTTCTAAGGGGGCATCTAATGTTTTGAAGTTTTCAATCTTTATTATTGGTATAGTTTTTGTGGTATTTGGTATAATTAAGTTTATTATTTAGGAGGTATTCCAATTGAAACTATATTTAGATAACGCTGCTACATCATATCCTAAGCCATCTGAAGTTTATAATTCAGTTATGAATTATATGATAAATATAGGTGCTAATCCAGGAAGAGGTGCAGCTTCAAATGTACTTATTGGTGATAGGACAATATATAAATGCAGAGAAGCTTTAGCTGATTTTTTTAATTTTAAAGCTACAGAAAATATTATTTTTACTTCTAACATTACAATGTCATTGAATATTTTACTAAAGACAACTATAAAGGAAGGATGGCATATTATCACTACTTCAATGGAGCACAACTCCGTATTGAGACCTCTGCAGCGCATGAGATCTTTAATGAATATTGAAGTTGATATAATAAACTGCGGTTTAAATGGGGTTGTTAATGTTAATGATATAAAGGATAAAATTAAATCTAATACAAAGATTATTGTTATGTCTCAATCTTCAAATATTATTGGAAGTATACAGCCATTAAAAAAAATAGGAAAATTGTGCAGGGATAATAATATTTACTTTATTATAGATTCTGCTCAAAGTGCAGGTTGCATACCAATTGATTTTTTAGAACTTAATTGCAATGCTATAGCTTTTACGGCTCACAAGTCACTTTTAGGTCCACAGGGAGTAGGCGGATTCATAATTGATGATGTTTTGAATTCCGAAGCAACATCATTCATTGAGGGTGGAACAGGCAGTTTATCAGAAAGTATTACCCAGCCTGATTTTTTACCGGACAAATTTGAAAGCGGAACTCTAAATGCTCCTGGAATTGCCGGACTATTAAGCGGCATAGAGTTTATTAATAGAGAAGGAATTAATTCTATTAGAGAAAAGGAAGAATACTTATCACAACAGTTTATAAATGGACTTTTAAATATAGATTCTATAAAATTATATGGCGATACTGATGCAGGTAAAAGGACTTCTGCAATTTCAGTTAATTCATCAAAAATAAGTAATTCTGAATTTAGTTTTATTTTAGATAATGAATTTGGGATTGTTACACGTTCAGGCTTACACTGTGCTCCCCTTGCCCATAAAACCATTGGCACCTTTCCACAGGGTACTATACGTTTTAGTTTTGGATA
This window harbors:
- a CDS encoding LysE family transporter, encoding MDKFVDILKAILTGCFTGFIISIPLGPAGLESVKRTISKGYKEGFSVSIGALSADVAYLLLINGGLANLLSKSKKTEALFWIFSGLILSVIGYFQIKSKDSDERFKLNILTKFNIKSMPFLTGFIITFSNPMTPSLWLALSGTVIRAWYHVGLVFYYTFIISIIAGMVAWFAILNYLALKGFKILNPDLSKGASNVLKFSIFIIGIVFVVFGIIKFII
- a CDS encoding aminotransferase class V-fold PLP-dependent enzyme, coding for MKLYLDNAATSYPKPSEVYNSVMNYMINIGANPGRGAASNVLIGDRTIYKCREALADFFNFKATENIIFTSNITMSLNILLKTTIKEGWHIITTSMEHNSVLRPLQRMRSLMNIEVDIINCGLNGVVNVNDIKDKIKSNTKIIVMSQSSNIIGSIQPLKKIGKLCRDNNIYFIIDSAQSAGCIPIDFLELNCNAIAFTAHKSLLGPQGVGGFIIDDVLNSEATSFIEGGTGSLSESITQPDFLPDKFESGTLNAPGIAGLLSGIEFINREGINSIREKEEYLSQQFINGLLNIDSIKLYGDTDAGKRTSAISVNSSKISNSEFSFILDNEFGIVTRSGLHCAPLAHKTIGTFPQGTIRFSFGYFNDIKDVNYTLSAINSIIGR